A genomic region of Azoarcus sp. KH32C contains the following coding sequences:
- a CDS encoding branched-chain amino acid ABC transporter permease, giving the protein MSTLVLVQVLTSGIAVGCIYGLVALSFVLIYKATETVSFMQGELLMLGAFAALALHQGAGWPLPLAMGGAVAGLVLLGALLERGVLRRALGQPHLTALLLTFGLGLMLRGAVASVPAATHSMHRLPLAFVGETLEVGGLVLAAEHLVVIGATAALAALLTLFFRRTRAGLALRACSENATVAALMGVSVEGMHTFAWALGAGVAAVAGLLLAPVTFVHLNMGLVALKAFPAAVLGGMTSLPGALAGGVFLGVAESLAGLMLPEGVKDVVPYVLLMGGLLVFPDGFAAGWRGRR; this is encoded by the coding sequence GTGTCCACGCTAGTCCTCGTCCAGGTTCTGACCAGCGGGATCGCCGTCGGCTGCATCTACGGCCTCGTCGCGCTGTCCTTCGTGTTGATCTACAAGGCGACCGAGACCGTCAGCTTCATGCAGGGCGAATTGCTGATGCTGGGCGCCTTCGCCGCGCTGGCCCTGCACCAGGGCGCGGGCTGGCCGCTGCCGCTCGCGATGGGCGGAGCGGTCGCGGGGCTCGTGCTGCTCGGGGCGCTGCTCGAACGCGGCGTGCTGCGCCGTGCGCTCGGCCAGCCGCACCTGACCGCACTGCTGCTGACCTTCGGTCTCGGCCTGATGCTGCGCGGCGCGGTCGCAAGCGTGCCGGCGGCGACCCACTCGATGCACCGCCTGCCGCTCGCTTTCGTCGGTGAGACGCTGGAAGTGGGCGGATTGGTGCTCGCGGCCGAGCATCTCGTCGTGATCGGGGCAACTGCGGCGCTCGCGGCCTTGTTGACGCTTTTCTTCCGCCGTACGCGCGCCGGACTCGCCTTGCGCGCCTGTTCGGAGAACGCGACCGTCGCGGCGCTGATGGGCGTGTCGGTCGAGGGCATGCACACCTTCGCGTGGGCGCTCGGCGCCGGGGTCGCGGCGGTCGCGGGGCTGCTGCTCGCGCCGGTGACATTCGTGCATCTCAACATGGGGCTCGTCGCGCTGAAGGCGTTTCCCGCCGCGGTGCTCGGCGGCATGACGAGCCTGCCCGGCGCGCTCGCGGGCGGGGTCTTTCTCGGCGTCGCCGAATCGCTCGCGGGGCTGATGCTGCCCGAAGGCGTCAAGGACGTCGTGCCCTATGTGCTGCTGATGGGCGGGCTGCTCGTCTTTCCGGACGGGTTCGCGGCGGGTTGGCGGGGGCGGCGGTGA
- a CDS encoding trimeric intracellular cation channel family protein produces the protein MLAAMLNVDPLLHGIGLAGVAAQAAAAVLETGRKPFDMFGVVVVALAAALGGGSLRDLLLDRTVFWVADQSYLIAAMAAGVGAFALARVMVLPARLFLLPDALGLALFTVSGTQAALALGAPWLVASVMGVVTGVFGGIVRDVLCNEVPLVFSGELYATASWAGALLLVALGALDVARGPAALAAGGTVLAIRLGAMRFGWRLPMFSART, from the coding sequence ATGCTCGCCGCCATGCTAAACGTCGATCCTCTCCTCCATGGCATCGGCCTCGCGGGTGTCGCCGCGCAGGCCGCCGCGGCGGTGCTCGAAACCGGCCGCAAGCCCTTCGACATGTTCGGCGTGGTCGTCGTCGCGCTCGCCGCAGCCCTGGGCGGCGGCTCGCTGCGCGACCTGCTGCTCGACCGCACGGTGTTCTGGGTCGCCGACCAGTCCTACCTGATCGCGGCGATGGCGGCCGGCGTCGGCGCCTTCGCGTTGGCGCGCGTGATGGTGCTGCCGGCGCGCCTCTTCCTGCTGCCCGACGCGCTCGGGCTCGCGCTCTTCACGGTGAGCGGCACGCAGGCAGCGCTCGCGCTCGGTGCGCCGTGGCTCGTCGCGAGCGTGATGGGCGTCGTTACCGGCGTGTTCGGCGGCATCGTGCGCGACGTGCTGTGCAACGAGGTGCCGCTGGTGTTCTCGGGCGAACTGTACGCCACGGCGTCATGGGCCGGCGCGCTGCTCCTCGTCGCGCTGGGCGCGCTCGACGTCGCGCGGGGGCCTGCCGCCCTCGCCGCAGGCGGCACCGTGCTCGCGATCCGGCTCGGCGCGATGCGCTTCGGCTGGCGCCTGCCGATGTTCAGCGCACGCACCTGA
- a CDS encoding efflux RND transporter permease subunit, protein MFEWIISTSLRQRLLVLGVSLLLVIYGGLTLRKMPVDVFPDLNKPTVTLMTEAGGMAPEEVEQLVTFPLESAMNGMPGVTRVRSVSGIGLSILFVEFEWGTDIYLNRQQIAERLNLVREQLPAGVAPQMGPISSIMGEILLIAIPADPEQVDPMAAREYADWVMRPRLLTVPGVAQVIPIGGEVKQYRVEPDLARMQALGVSAEQIEAALKGFGANTSGGFLEQQSREYLIRQIGRTTRIEDLQNLAVTARNGQPILLRQVAEVRFAPAVKRGDASYGAKPAVILSVQKQPSADSVQLTREVEKAVEELSRNLPRGVDKPQFLFRQAEFIKASVDNVQEALRDGAIFVAAILFLFLLNVRTTLISLTAIPVSLLVTALVFKYFGLSINTMTLGGLAIAIGELVDDAVVGVENVLRRLRLNRASADPRPVAQVIGAATLEVRSAIVYATIIIVLVFVPLFALPGIEGRLFTPLGIAYIVSILASMLVSVALTPVMCYYLLPHMKRLDHGDSPLVARLKAWDTRLLGWSFDHARPLLAGATVIVLAAIATVPFFPRSFLPPFNEGTLTVSVLTNPGTSLSESNRIGQQAEALIAQVPEVRQVGRRTGRAELDEHAEGVHSSEIEVDLKPSERSRDAVVAEIRSRLAVLPAANSVGQPISHRLDHLLSGVRAQIALKIYGDDLDTLRGLAADVKSRLAKIPGIADLQVEKQVLIPQLKIHLDYDAAARYGVSPGALLESLEKLIGGDKLTQIIEGNRRFDLVLRLPDAARGGQGLAGLLIETPAGRVPLAKIARIEDGDGPNQIGRENTRRRIVISANAAGGADLSAVVAAIRAELAANPLPEGYFTALEGQFQAQEEAAKLIALLAVVSLAMIFLVLYSRYRAFVLVAIIMGNIPLALVGSVAALWLSGQPLSVAALVGFITLTGIATRNGILKISHYINLCAFEGEVFGRPMIVRGSLERLTPVLMTALVAAFALVPLLLSADAPGKEILHPVAVVIFGGLVSSTLLDTLLTPVMFHLFGERALNRLVAEHTADSF, encoded by the coding sequence ATGTTCGAATGGATCATCAGCACCAGTCTGCGCCAGCGCCTGCTGGTCCTCGGCGTATCCTTGTTGCTGGTCATCTACGGCGGACTCACGCTGCGGAAGATGCCGGTCGACGTCTTCCCCGATCTGAACAAGCCGACCGTCACGCTGATGACCGAGGCGGGCGGGATGGCGCCGGAGGAGGTCGAGCAACTCGTGACCTTCCCGCTGGAGTCGGCGATGAACGGCATGCCCGGCGTGACGCGCGTGCGCTCCGTGTCCGGCATCGGCCTGTCGATCCTGTTCGTCGAGTTCGAATGGGGCACCGACATCTACCTCAACCGGCAGCAGATCGCCGAGCGCCTGAACCTCGTGCGCGAGCAGCTGCCGGCGGGCGTGGCGCCGCAGATGGGGCCGATCTCGTCGATCATGGGCGAGATCCTGCTGATCGCGATTCCCGCCGACCCCGAGCAGGTCGATCCGATGGCGGCGCGCGAGTACGCCGACTGGGTGATGCGCCCGCGCCTGCTGACCGTTCCGGGCGTCGCGCAGGTGATCCCGATCGGCGGCGAGGTCAAGCAATACCGCGTCGAGCCGGATCTCGCCCGCATGCAGGCGCTCGGCGTGTCGGCCGAGCAGATCGAGGCCGCGCTGAAGGGGTTCGGCGCGAACACCAGCGGCGGCTTTCTCGAGCAGCAGTCGCGCGAATATCTGATCCGCCAGATCGGGCGCACGACGCGCATCGAGGACCTGCAGAACCTCGCCGTCACGGCCCGCAACGGCCAGCCGATCCTGCTCAGGCAGGTCGCCGAGGTGCGCTTCGCGCCTGCCGTCAAGCGCGGGGACGCGAGCTACGGCGCGAAGCCGGCGGTGATCCTGTCGGTGCAGAAGCAGCCGTCGGCCGATTCGGTGCAGCTCACGCGCGAGGTCGAGAAGGCCGTCGAGGAGTTGTCGCGCAACCTGCCGCGGGGCGTCGACAAGCCGCAGTTCCTCTTCAGGCAGGCGGAGTTCATCAAGGCCTCGGTGGATAACGTCCAGGAGGCGCTGCGCGACGGCGCGATCTTCGTCGCGGCGATCCTGTTCCTGTTCCTGCTGAATGTGCGCACGACCCTGATCTCGCTGACCGCGATCCCAGTGTCGCTGCTCGTGACGGCGCTGGTCTTCAAATACTTCGGGTTGTCAATCAACACGATGACGCTCGGCGGGCTGGCGATCGCGATCGGCGAGCTCGTGGACGACGCGGTGGTCGGCGTCGAGAACGTGCTGCGCCGGCTGCGGCTCAACCGTGCCTCGGCCGATCCGCGGCCGGTCGCGCAGGTCATCGGCGCCGCGACGCTGGAGGTGCGCTCGGCAATCGTCTACGCGACGATCATCATCGTGCTGGTGTTCGTGCCGCTCTTCGCGCTGCCGGGGATCGAAGGACGTCTCTTCACGCCGCTCGGCATCGCCTACATCGTCTCGATCCTCGCCAGCATGCTGGTGTCGGTCGCGCTGACGCCGGTGATGTGCTACTACCTGCTGCCGCACATGAAGCGGCTCGACCACGGCGACAGCCCGCTCGTCGCGCGCCTGAAGGCGTGGGACACGAGGCTGCTCGGCTGGTCCTTCGACCATGCGCGGCCGCTGCTCGCGGGCGCCACGGTGATCGTCCTTGCCGCCATTGCGACAGTGCCCTTCTTTCCGCGATCCTTCCTGCCGCCCTTCAACGAGGGGACGCTGACGGTCAGCGTGCTGACGAACCCCGGCACCTCGCTGTCGGAGTCGAACCGCATCGGGCAGCAGGCCGAAGCGCTGATCGCGCAGGTACCCGAGGTGCGTCAGGTCGGGCGCCGCACGGGCCGCGCGGAGCTCGACGAGCACGCAGAGGGCGTGCATTCCTCCGAGATCGAGGTCGACCTCAAGCCGTCCGAGCGCAGCCGCGACGCGGTCGTCGCCGAAATCCGCAGCCGCCTCGCGGTGCTGCCGGCCGCGAACAGCGTCGGCCAGCCGATCTCGCACCGTCTCGACCACCTGCTGTCCGGCGTGCGCGCGCAGATCGCGCTGAAGATCTATGGCGACGACCTCGACACGCTGCGTGGGCTCGCCGCCGACGTGAAGTCGCGCCTCGCGAAGATCCCCGGCATCGCCGACCTGCAGGTCGAGAAGCAGGTGCTGATCCCGCAGCTGAAGATCCATCTCGACTACGACGCGGCGGCACGTTACGGCGTGAGCCCGGGGGCGCTGCTGGAGAGCCTCGAGAAGCTGATCGGCGGCGACAAACTCACCCAGATCATCGAAGGCAACCGCCGCTTCGACCTCGTGCTGCGGCTGCCGGATGCCGCGCGTGGCGGGCAGGGGCTCGCCGGCCTGCTGATCGAGACCCCCGCCGGCCGCGTCCCGCTCGCGAAGATTGCCCGCATCGAGGACGGCGACGGCCCCAACCAGATCGGGCGCGAGAACACCCGCCGGCGTATCGTGATTTCGGCGAACGCCGCGGGCGGGGCGGACCTCAGCGCGGTGGTCGCGGCAATCCGCGCCGAACTCGCCGCCAATCCGCTGCCGGAAGGCTATTTCACCGCGCTCGAAGGCCAGTTCCAGGCCCAGGAGGAGGCGGCGAAGCTGATCGCGCTCCTCGCCGTCGTGTCGCTCGCAATGATCTTCCTTGTGCTCTATAGCCGCTACCGTGCCTTCGTGCTGGTCGCGATCATCATGGGCAACATCCCGCTCGCGCTGGTCGGCAGCGTCGCCGCGCTGTGGCTCTCGGGCCAGCCGCTGTCGGTCGCGGCGCTCGTCGGCTTCATCACGCTGACCGGCATCGCGACCCGCAACGGCATCCTGAAGATCAGCCACTACATCAACCTGTGCGCCTTCGAGGGCGAGGTCTTCGGCCGCCCGATGATCGTGCGCGGTTCGCTCGAACGCCTCACGCCGGTGCTGATGACGGCGCTGGTCGCCGCCTTCGCGCTCGTGCCGCTGCTGCTGTCGGCCGACGCGCCGGGCAAGGAGATCCTGCACCCGGTCGCGGTCGTGATCTTCGGCGGGTTGGTGTCCTCGACGCTGCTCGACACGCTGCTGACGCCGGTGATGTTCCACCTCTTCGGCGAGCGCGCCCTCAACCGCCTGGTCGCCGAACACACGGCGGACAGTTTTTGA
- a CDS encoding efflux RND transporter periplasmic adaptor subunit: MWVRKLLLGVAIPVLVLGKVATALAHGGEDHGHDEPEAAAVADTSAPSRLADGSVFVPKASQRQLGIRTIAAEIGDHAAVIEFNGKVVADPGAGGKVQSTQAGRIEAGPRGFAVLGQRVRRGEVLAYLQPVASSLERSGQFAQIAELDAQHEVAVRRLARLEQLEGVVPAREIEAARVEAGGLAARKAALAKGLSGREPLVAPVSGVVASTHVTLGEVVEARDTLFEVVDPRRLAVEALAYDAATAAGLGEATAALPDGVLHLNYLGSGAALREGALPVLFRVRADKDAPAVAVGQSLKVLAQTAAKRPGVALPAEALTRNGAGEPVVWVHVTAERFVPRKVTTAPVDAATVAVTAGLAAGERVVVKGAASLALVR, from the coding sequence GGGTCGCGATCCCGGTTCTGGTGCTGGGCAAGGTCGCGACGGCGCTCGCCCACGGCGGCGAGGACCACGGTCATGACGAACCGGAGGCCGCCGCCGTCGCAGATACCTCCGCGCCGTCGCGTCTCGCCGACGGCAGCGTGTTCGTGCCGAAAGCATCGCAGCGGCAGCTGGGTATCCGCACCATCGCGGCCGAGATCGGGGACCATGCCGCGGTGATCGAATTCAACGGCAAGGTCGTCGCCGACCCCGGCGCCGGCGGCAAGGTGCAGTCGACCCAGGCGGGCCGCATCGAGGCCGGCCCGCGGGGGTTCGCGGTGCTGGGGCAGCGCGTGCGGCGGGGCGAAGTCCTCGCCTATCTGCAGCCGGTGGCGAGCAGTCTCGAGCGCAGCGGCCAGTTCGCGCAGATCGCCGAGTTGGACGCGCAGCACGAGGTCGCGGTGAGGCGCCTCGCGCGGCTGGAGCAGCTCGAAGGCGTGGTGCCGGCGCGTGAGATCGAGGCGGCGCGCGTGGAAGCCGGCGGGCTCGCTGCGCGCAAGGCGGCGCTCGCGAAGGGCTTGAGCGGGCGCGAGCCGCTGGTCGCACCGGTATCCGGGGTGGTCGCGAGCACCCATGTCACGCTGGGGGAGGTCGTCGAAGCGCGCGACACGCTCTTCGAGGTCGTCGATCCGCGTCGCCTCGCGGTCGAGGCGCTGGCCTACGATGCCGCGACGGCGGCGGGCCTCGGTGAGGCGACCGCCGCATTGCCGGACGGCGTGCTGCATCTGAACTACCTGGGCAGCGGCGCGGCCCTTCGCGAAGGCGCGCTGCCGGTGCTGTTCCGGGTGCGGGCCGACAAGGACGCGCCCGCGGTGGCCGTCGGGCAGTCGCTGAAGGTGCTGGCGCAGACCGCTGCGAAGCGCCCCGGCGTGGCCCTGCCGGCCGAGGCGCTCACGCGCAATGGCGCGGGCGAGCCCGTCGTGTGGGTCCATGTGACGGCCGAGCGCTTCGTGCCGCGCAAGGTGACGACCGCTCCGGTCGATGCGGCGACCGTCGCCGTCACCGCGGGCCTCGCGGCCGGCGAGCGCGTCGTCGTCAAGGGCGCGGCCTCGCTCGCGCTGGTGCGCTGA